In one window of Acanthochromis polyacanthus isolate Apoly-LR-REF ecotype Palm Island chromosome 8, KAUST_Apoly_ChrSc, whole genome shotgun sequence DNA:
- the LOC127535208 gene encoding uncharacterized protein LOC127535208, producing MDGLKPPQQWCMDSANLAKSWKSWKEEFMLYIELAMPDAEEKARVKLFYYLIGERGRELCGTLIGSDARVTVSSLMAKLDEHCNPKVNETVERYRFFAHNQAPGEAIDKYVMDLRTLASSCNFGDLKESLIRDRIVCGTYSSSWRERLLREDNLDLDKCLKICRSMEISGEYSRTIEGHGAEDIHAFKHSTRKAEISGVSCRYCGKTHERLKQKCPAFGKKCRKCGKDNHFAVTCRSKAGGKEHKKTVHTVAETDSESCEDIMTVTAVTSTAAEVNQIKEKQNSNTEQLFAGMMINRNLVSFQIDCGATCNVIPINLLNPDVKLEHTDKDELSTQNGLVFRGERVVIPDSLQKDITQRIHSSHLGTEGCLRRARDCVYWHGMNDHIKKHVAKCDTCRSVDIKQQKETLQPHEIITRPWAKVGTDLFTFDNKDYLLTVDYYSNFWEVDYLPDTKSITVIRKLKAHFARQGIPDVVFSDNGPQYSSAEFSNFSHRWDFKHKTSSPGYPQSNGKAESAVKTAKRLMRKAKMAGQDPYLAILDHRNTPTQGLDTSPAQRLLSRRTRTLLPIRESLLEPKVINNSSALRRNQQRQSKYYNQTAKDMDSLKPGDVVRVQPFEPNTLWRKATVNTSLGNRSYAVELDTGGVLRRNRRHLRKAVTIQPEMSEQPQTKTRLDPVSQNTANPQTTTRSGRVIQRPRHLNDYVCTSLQ from the exons ATGGATGGATTAAAACCTCCTCAACAGTGGTGTATGGACTCAGCTAATCTTGCGAAGTCATGGAAGTCTTGGAAGGAAGAATTTATGCTGTATATCGAGTTAGCAATGCCAGATGCAGAGGAAAAGGCGCGAGTAAAACTGTTCTACTACCTCATCGGAGAACGAGGCAGAGAGCTCTGTGGTACGTTAATAGGCTCCGATGCGAGAGTGACTGTTAGCAGTTTAATGGCTAAACTGGATGAACATTGTAATCCCAAAGTAAATGAAACTGTGGAAAGGTACAGATTTTTTGCACACAACCAAGCTCCAGGAGAAGCTATTGACAAATATGTGATGGACTTGAGAACGCTTGCCAGCAGCTGCAATTTTGGAGATTTAAAAGAGTCACTGATAAGAGACAGGATTGTTTGTGGAACATACAGTTCGAGTTGGAGAGAGAGACTACTCAGAGAGGACAATCTGGATCTGGATAAATGTCTAAAGATTTGTAGATCGATGGAGATCTCAGGTGAATACAGCAGAACAATAGAAGGACATGGCGCAGAAGACATACATGCTTTTAAACATTCAACAAGGAAGGCTGAGATCAGTGGAGTATCTTGCAGGTACTGTGGAAAAACCCATGAAAGGCTCAAGCAAAAGTGCCCagcttttggaaaaaaatgcaggaaatgcGGCAAAGACAATCATTTTGCAGTGACATGCAGAAGCAAAGCTGGTGGGAAAGAGCACAAGAAAACAGTTCACACAGTAGCAGAGACCGATTCAGAGTCATGTGAGGACATAATGACAGTCACAGCAGTAACATCAACGGCAGCAGAAGTGAACCAaatcaaagagaaacaaaacagcaacactgaGCAACTATTTGCTGGGATGATGATTAACAGAAACCTTGTGAGCTTCCAGATTGACTGTGGTGCAACCTGTAACGTCATTCCCATCAACCTGCTGAATCCAGATGTGAAGTTGGAGCACACGGACAAG GATGAACTGAGCACCCAAAATGGACTGGTTTTCAGAGGCGAGAGAGTTGTGATCCCAGACTCACTCCAAAAGGACATCACTCAACGGATTCACTCATCTCACCTGGGGACAGAAGGATGCCTCAGGAGGGCAAGAGACTGCGTTTATTGGCATGGTATGAATGACCATATCAAAAAGCATGTTGCTAAATGTGACACGTGTCGATCTgtggacataaaacaacaaaaagagacactacaGCCACATGAGATTATCACCAGACCATGGGCTAAAGTCGGAACGGACTTGTTCACGTTTGACAACAAAGACTACTTACTGACTGTGGACTACTACTCCAATTTCTGGGAGGTGGACTACTTGCCAGATACAAAGTCAATCACAGTAATCCGAAAGCTGAAAGCTCACTTTGCGCGTCAAGGGATTccagatgttgtcttttcagaCAATGGACCCCAGTACAGTTCAGCAGAATTCTCAAATTTCAGTCACAGATGGGACTTCAAACACAAAACTTCCTCTCCTGGATATCCGCAAAGTAATGGCAAGGCAGAATCCGCTGTCAAAACTGCCAAACGGCTGATGAGGAAAGCAAAAATGGCTGGACAGGACCCGTATCTCGCCATTTTGGATCATCGCAACACTCCTACCCAAGGTTTGGACACGAGCCCTGCACAAAGACTCTTGAGCAGGAGAACAAGGACACTTCTGCCGATCAGAGAGAGCCTACTGGAGCCGAAGGTGATCAACAACAGTTCAGCACTCAGAAGGAATCAACAGAGACAATCAAAGTACTACAACCAAACAGCCAAGGACATGGACTCATTAAAACCAGGTGATGTTGTGCGAGTGCAGCCTTTTGAACCGAACACCTTGTGGAGAAAGGCTACGGTGAACACCTCGCTTGGTAACAGATCCTATGCAGTCGAGCTGGACACAGGCGGTGTTCTCAGACGGAATCGCCGCCATCTGAGGAAAGCTGTGACAATACAACCAGAAATGTCAGAACAACCCCAAACTAAGACCAGGCTTGACCCAGTGTCCCAAAACACTGCTAACCCACAAACTACTACGAGGTCGGGACGTGTGATACAGCGTCCAAGACATTTGAATGACTATGTGTGTACTTCGCTTCAGTGA